A stretch of DNA from Peromyscus maniculatus bairdii isolate BWxNUB_F1_BW_parent chromosome 7, HU_Pman_BW_mat_3.1, whole genome shotgun sequence:
GCAGGAGACTAGAGGGCTTCGTGATGTCTAAGAACATGGACAGCATGAATAAAGGTGTAAGAAAACAAAGACTGACCAGAAGTAAAATATTCGAACCTTTGGAGAGACAGTAGCTCCGAGTACAAACAGGAAACATGGTGTGCTTGCTCTTAGAAGCAAACTGAAACACAACAGGCTCATTGCTGCTTCTAGAACAGAGGGTTGTGCTAACTCTGGAAACAGTATTACTAGGTCTATTTGTTGATCTAATAAAACAACTTACCTTTAATGAGTCAACGTGTATTATAGGAGACCTGGAATCAGACCACTTTGGCAGGGATTGCTCTACAACTGCAGTAATACGAAATTTGGATGACCAAGTTCTCTTCGTTGACAGAATCAAGCAACAACATGTGTTTGAGGATATGACTGATGCTGACATAAGGGGTACTTTTCTCTACttatttaaaaacacagagaTGACTGCCTACTTCTTCCCACTCCATTTTACTGCCTACATTTTCAAATTTCAGATCCCATCCTTAGATGGAAGGCCACAGTAGTAACTATAACTTCACTTTAGAGAGTCCCCCTTTTTTAGTTGGAGTGAGGAATTGGATCCAAGAGACACTGGTAGAGTACATGTCACTCtgagtctatgtgtgtgtcaCCAGTTCCCCTATTTCAATTGTATCTCCATAGAAGAACCTTTTCAGGTTGGATCCTTTATCCCCATTGGTTATAGCTGAATATACTGCTGACACCAtcaaaatgcaaaggaaaagcaaaacacAAGCATTTCAAATGAACCTGTCTTCCACCAGGACGTGAGAGTGCCTCTCAAGATGAGCGCGGTTACCTCCCTCTCAAGATAGACGTTCCAAATATCGCAGTTTGGGGCCTAGTTGAATGTATATTCCTGAAAAAGTCCTATTCTAAGATTTTTGCAATAACAAATGTTTTGAATACTCTGTTGAACATTCAACAATTAAACATAGTCTTTAGACTTAGAATAACGTTCTGTTTGggggttgattttattttttatttgagacaggatctcattatgtatccctggccattctggaacttactttgtagaccaggatggcctaaaactcacagagatctgcctgcttctgcctccataaTGCTGGACACCCGGCAGGGttcatgatatctttttttttttttttggctttttgagacagggtttctctgtgtagctttgcgcctttcctgggactcacttggtagcccaggctgacctcaaactcacagagatccgcctggctctgctgcccgagtgctgggattaaaggcgtgcgccaccaccgcccggcctggttcATGATATCTTTAACACACTcaagaaaaatatcagaaatcAAGAAATATATCAGAATACCTTTAACACTCAGAATATTTTTAACACACTCATGTTGCCTACCCAATGGTTTATAACACCCTGTAAGGATGTTTTAAGGGGTGTCTGGCTAGCTGGGCCTCATGTCTGTTGGCCATTTGGCcaaatctgagttcaaggttGTGACTGATCTATTAAGGTGGATCTATCCTTTTGTTAAATTTCTATAGATGCCCATTTTAGGGGGGAAACTACTCTAATTAATGGCCTcacttattaatatttatttcagcTAATGAGCCCCAGACCAGACTGATAATATTTATGTATAAAGATGATAAAGTAAGAGGACTGCCTGTAACCCTCTCTGTGAAGGATAAAAAAATGTTTACCCTCTCCTGTAAGGACAAAATCATTTCCTTTAAGGTAAGATTCAACTTCATTTTGGTTTTAGTCATATTAatgcacaaaattaaaatacagatatCATCAGACCAACCTTCTATGTAAAGCCCAAAGAGCAGAGATAACCACTGAAATACATGATACAGGGAACTGCCAAGCCCTTTGACTTGGTTGGCTAACTCTGTCTCTGAGCCTGtctgagagggagagacagctgaatggttttttttcttttaaagatttatttatttattatatacacagtgttctgtctgcatgttttgcttgcacaccagaaaagggcatcagatctcattacagatggttgtgagccaccatgtggtttctgggaattgaactcaagacctctggaagagcaatcaatgttcttaacctctgagccatctctccagtccccagctaaatgtttttattcaaaaAGGGTTTCTTGtatcccagactgacctcaaactcagtaGTATATagttgagggtgaccttgaacttttaaccCTGCCATCTCtactcccaggtgctaggattacaggtatatgtcaCTGTGCCAGGTCTCATGCTCAGGGTCTCCCACTAATGCAGATCTTACCCATCACTGCCATAGACTGGGTTCGGGTAAGACCCAGCTTCATTTCCCCGTCGTATCACTAGAGCTCTGTGGTCTAGGATTACTTCTCGTTTAGACTGTAGGCTTCAGCTTGGCCCTGGAGCATCTCCTGCAGCTTAAGTCTCTCCCTGAGTTGTGGTTTACCAAGCACCGCTTCAGAAGCAGATGCTAATGAGAGAGCAATTTATATTACCATCAATTCACAGCCCATACTAGTTTGGTAAATGGCAAAGAACTGTGGCTGTCAATTTATCTAGTTCAGTTGAAAGCACACCTTCAGAGTCTTCTATGCATTTTAAGAGGGCAGAATGCATTTTTAATTCTAGAGATTTCTCGATCAGTCCACAGGATCATGGGGATCTTTGCTACCATGGGGCCAAAATTAACTCCAAAATATCAGTTCTATGATTAACATAGAAGAACCTCGGGCAGTGTCCATATTTTCTAATACAGCCTGAAAAGTAGACAAGATACAAGACTAGGAAAAGGCAGGCACTCCTAGCAGTTACAGGCCCAGTGGGAAAGACTGCAGTTTCCAGACATCTAATCCGGACTAGGACCTTGGTGTCTGGACAAAAGATACGGGAATCAGTACTTGGTACTAAACTCAGGACAGAAGGGAGAGAGTGCTGTGCACTGTCATGCTTGGCAGAAAAGCAGAGTTGGGGGCCAAGGGGCTGAGTCCATGCAGCTGGGCTATTGGGGAACCCAAGATTCAGCTATGGAACAACTGCTGGGTCTAGTCACACTACAGTTTTGTTTCAGGATCCCAGGAAGAAGGAGCTCAGATTCTGACACCTCCTGTACCTCTCATGGCTGATTCAGAAACTAGAGCTCCCGAGCTTAAGGGAGGATGCCATGAGTGTTTTTAGCTAAGGACGACTGAAGAAGACGAGGACTGAAATTAGCCCAAAGAGATGGTTGTCTTTGCTAGAACTTTACTTCATCATTAGCAGACCTAGACTCTGCTTGGtggaagagaacagaaggaagTTCTCTGGGCATAGGGGATCCAGGAGGTCTCTATATTGATGAGCTTGCCATGGCAGAAAAGGTCAGAATGGACAGGAAAATATGTTAGGAACTGAAGAGAGGTGGTCAGTACTCCTATTGTGTCTATATTTAGAGGGTTTTTTCTTAACTCTTGAAAAAGTAAAGCTTTAAGTCTGTTTAGTAATACACTTCTAAATAAATTGCACACGTTCAAATTGTTAAAATACTTTTTCTAAAAAATAGTTCAttttctgtatgcatgtctgtgtgtgtacgcATATGtttcttcagaggccagaagaaggagtcatatcccctggtgctggagttctgggcatttgtgagctgccccatgtgggtgctaggagccaaATTCCAGACTCTGAGAGACCAGAACAgcaagccattgctccagccccagtTATTTATATCCTTAAAAATTATGTAATAccaggctgggtggcagtggtgcatgcctttaatcctagcccttgggaggcagaggcaagtgggtctttgtaagttcgaggccagcctagtccacaaatgagttccaggacagccaggactgttacacatagaaaccatcttgaaaaacaaacaataacaacaaaattatgTAATGTGTGTTTTCTCCACAGGAAATGGATCCACCTAAAAATATCAATGCTACAGAAAGCGATCTCATATTCTTTCAGAGAGGTGTTCCAGGACATGATAAGATGCAATTTGAATCTTCACTGTATAAAGGATACTTTCTAGCTTGTGAAAAGGATGGTGATTTGTTCaaactcattttgaaaaaaaagattgaaaatgGGGATAATTCTGTAATGTTCACTCTTACTAGCTTACGTCAAACTTAGGTATTAAGTGTTTTTGTGTTCCAGAAAGATGATTGGAATACATGAGCCTTAGAATAATCCATTAtgtgttgctgtaacaaaatacctgaggctgCATAATTTATAAAGTAAGTAGGTTCACTTGTCTCATGTGTCTAGCCCAATTCCTACTTCCTGGTGAATGGCCCTGACTGCATTACAACATGGAAGATAAAGGGGAAGGGATTAACTGTGCTTGAATTAGTACACGGATGAGCTTCACTTCATTCATCCTTTCCAATGCCAGAGCCCTAGTAATCCATTCCAGTACCTCACCTCCTCAAGACGGTTATACTGGGGACCAAGTTTCCAGCACACGTATCACAGCAAATCTGCTCTTGTGAGggtaaaataaatatcaataatGGCC
This window harbors:
- the Il18 gene encoding interleukin-18 isoform X1, with translation MSINYFPPALSGKGMLGGVGCAGRRRLNRFLRPTASISGPLCHGCVNCCWIHTQTASSLGPHAPCIPGCLLQLLTGLPPSTSPVSGRGKKSQSFRTTASWRELFDPGITMAAAPESFCINFKEMIFIDNTLYFMPEDDGDLESDHFGRDCSTTAVIRNLDDQVLFVDRIKQQHVFEDMTDADIRANEPQTRLIIFMYKDDKVRGLPVTLSVKDKKMFTLSCKDKIISFKEMDPPKNINATESDLIFFQRGVPGHDKMQFESSLYKGYFLACEKDGDLFKLILKKKIENGDNSVMFTLTSLRQT
- the Il18 gene encoding interleukin-18 isoform X2; protein product: MSINYFPPALSGKGMLGGVGCAGRRRLNRFLRPTASISGPLCHGCVNCCWIHTQTASSLGPHAPCIPGCLLQLLTGLPPSTSPVSGRGKKSQSFRTTASWRELFDPGITMAAAPESFCINFKEMIFIDNTLYFMRDLESDHFGRDCSTTAVIRNLDDQVLFVDRIKQQHVFEDMTDADIRANEPQTRLIIFMYKDDKVRGLPVTLSVKDKKMFTLSCKDKIISFKEMDPPKNINATESDLIFFQRGVPGHDKMQFESSLYKGYFLACEKDGDLFKLILKKKIENGDNSVMFTLTSLRQT
- the Il18 gene encoding interleukin-18 isoform X3, whose product is MAAAPESFCINFKEMIFIDNTLYFMPEDDGDLESDHFGRDCSTTAVIRNLDDQVLFVDRIKQQHVFEDMTDADIRANEPQTRLIIFMYKDDKVRGLPVTLSVKDKKMFTLSCKDKIISFKEMDPPKNINATESDLIFFQRGVPGHDKMQFESSLYKGYFLACEKDGDLFKLILKKKIENGDNSVMFTLTSLRQT